The genome window GTGTCCGAGGTCGCCGAAGCGCTCGGGAGGCGCGAAGTCCCCCGGCACGGCGCTCGTGCCGAAGAGGCTCCTCAACTGCGACTCCGGGTCCATGGCGAGCCACAGGTCGTCGGGATGCAGGTAGGCGGTCACCGACGTGTCGCTCACCAGCCGACCCGCCCCGCCGACGTGGTCGATGTGTCCGTGTGTGACGAGCAGTGCTTCCGGGTAGCAGCCGATGTCGGCGAGGAGGCGGGCAGTGCCTGCTGCGTCCGGGGGGGCGTCGATCACGACGGCAGGCCCGCCGGGGCCGCGGGCGATCACGTAACAGTTGGTCGCTGCGGCCCACAGCGGCACCGAGTGCACGATGAGAGGCACCCGTCGAGGCTAACTCCCCTCGACCTCGTCCTTCGCCAGAACCTCGAAGGCGGCGCCCGGCCCGCCGTTCTCTTCGAACGGGGTGTCGACCGGGCCGGGGTAGTACGACGTGAACCTGTTGGCGTAGTCGAGGCCATCCCCGCACACGTCGACTGCGGCGATCGGCCCTACGACGCTGGCATCGTTGGCGGGGTCGAAGATCTCACGGGCCAGAGCCAGCCCGGTGGCGACGGCGCGGTTGCCCAGTTGGACCTCCCCCTCGGAGACGAGGACGATGCCGGTGCCCCCGAAGGCGGTGATCGTCGATGGAGCCGCAACCACGGCCACGTCGGCCGTGAGCTGAAGCAGGTCGCCGCCACCGTTGAAGGCGACACAGTTGAGGGCGTTCGTCGGATCGACGGCGCTGCTGTCCATGATCACCGAGGCGCCTGCGCTGTTGTGGCGGACCGTGGCGTCCATGTCGAAGGCATAGAAAACCCCCGTGACCGCCGCCGTCGTGCGCCACAGCGTGGCGCTGACGCGCCGCCACCCCGGCGGGTCTCCCCCCACCGGGTTGCCGGAGCACGGCACGCCCGTCGTCCCGCTCGGCGTGACCGGATGCCCCGGACCGTAGTGCGCCCCCCCTTGGGCGAGAGGACACAGGTCGTACCAGCTGAGATCGTGCATCCGGGTGGCGTCGACGACGGGGAGCGGCTCCACCGGTGTCGGGGAGACGCAACCGGGCGGATTGGGCTGGGTGTACCCGGAGTCGACCGACTCGGTGGCGCATCCGGTGATGCTCAGCGAGATCGCCTGATCGACCGAGCCGTTGGCGTGCAGGTCTCCCTGAGTGGCGGGCGGGAGGTGCGACACGGCGGAGTTGTTGCCGGTCACGAAGTCTCCGCCGGCCAGGACTCCCTCATCGGCGGTCCACGTCACAACCCCGCCACCCGCGGCGCCCTCGTATGCGACGGACAGCACCCGTGCCCGAACCGGAACGGCCGCCGCCGATTCGTAGAACCCGACCGAGTAGACGACCTTGGTCCCGACCGGCTTCAGGATGACGGCCTCGCCGTCCGGCTGCGGGCGCACCGTGGCCGGGCTCGTCACCGGTGCCGACGCCGCGTAGCTCCTGGCGGCATCGATGATCGATTGGCGATCGGCGAGCGCCGCGGCGGAGTGGCCGGTGTCGATGGCGTCCGGGTCCGGCTCGAGAGCGAGCTCAGAGAGATACTCGTCCAAGCCTCCCTCGGCGACGAACAGGGCGGTGTCCGATCCCGTGGCGGAGGCCGTGAGCGACGCTTGCGACGAGCTCCTGAAGACGATCAGGGCGGTCAGCATGATCATCACTGCCCCGAGGAACACCACGCTGGCGAGGGCGAACCCGGATTCGTCGCCCAGTGCCTCTCGGAGGCGACGGCGTCTCATGCGTTCCTCACGTTCACCCGTGTCTTCAGCGTGCGCGTCGACGTCGTCCGGCCCTGGTCGACGCCCACCGTCAGCGTGATGGTGACGGTGGAGCCCGCCACGGACAGCTCGGAAGCCGCCTCGTCGACGTCGTCGAGCAGGATCTGTGCCGAGGCACTGGCGCCGTCGACGTATCGCTGCAGCTGGCTCGACACGATGCTCCAGGTGACCCGCTCGCCCGCCGAGTCCGGGCCGGCGCCGTTGCCATCGAGATCGATCCACACCTCGACGCTGTTGGGGCTCGCCGCGGTGAGCAGGCCGTCGGCGAATCGCAACTCCCGCTCGATCTGCGACTTGGCGAAGCGAAGCTCGTTCAACGCGTCGAAGTCGGCCTCCTGGTTCATGTCGACGCCACTCGTCGTCGAGATCCACGTGACCACGAGCGCCAGGGTGGCAACGGCAATCGACGCTCCCATGAGCAGCTCGGCAAGCGATATCCCTCGTTCGCCGCCCACGATGCGCCGGAGGGCTCCTCTCATTGCGCAACCTCGGCGACTTGCGTAGAAGCCACGTACGAGTGCGCCGTCCTGTACGTCGTCCATTCGATCACGACGATGACCCGTCTGAGGTCGGTGCCCGCGTCCGTGACGAACTGCCTCACGTCGAACGACTGGGCGTCGACCACTTCAGCGCCGGCGACGAACGGATCGATCTGGCCGGGGTCCGGGTCTTCAGCCGTGTAGGTACCGGGATCCACGACGAGCTGCTCGTCTCCGTTCGGCAGGTTGAAGGCGCTCGCGTAGACCAGCGATCCATCCGTGCGGACCCCATCGGGAGCGGGCGCCGTCGTCAGCTCGACCTCGGTCCACATCAACCCGCGAGCGTCTTCGAGTGCCTGAGTGGCGATGGCGACGGCCTGCTGGCGGGCCCGCACGTCGCGCTGATTGCGAATCGAGAGCTGCATCGTGGTCGCCGCGGTCACGAAGAGGAGCACGAAGATGACCAGGCCGACGATCGACTCGACGATCGTGAACCCGCCCTCGCCGGACCAGCGCGGAACTTCCGCCGAGCCACCAGTGGTCGGCTTCGTCTTGCCCATCGTCGTCTCCCGGACGGTCGCGTGCCGCCTCGGCTGGTATCGACCGACCGGGCTCAGGGCTTGAGTCGCCGGACGGCGCACGCCCGCCAACCGGATGGAACGGCGCTCAGCCCTGCGGAACCAGGCGGTAGGCGTCGAACACGCCGTCGACGGCCCTCAGGTCCCCGATCGCCCTGTCGAGCAGCTTCGGGTCGGACAGCTCGACCTCGTAGCGCAGGATGGCGATGCGGTCCCTTCCGGTGGCCGACGAGGAGGCGTGGATGTTGGCGCCCAGATCCGAGAGGGCGGAGGTCACGTCCCGCAGCAGCCGCGGCCTGTCGAGGGCCTCGACCTGGAGCCAGACGAAGAACGAGCCGACGTTGCCGTCCGCCCAGCTCACGTCGACCATGCGCTCTGCCTTGGCGCCGAGCGCCCCGATGTTGGCGCAGTCGTCGCGATGCACGGACACACCGCGACCGACGGTGACGAAACCGACGATGTCGTCACCCGGCACCGGAGCGCAGCACCTGGCGATGCGAACCATCATGTCGCCCATCCCCTCGACCATGATGCCGCGCGTCGGGCGCCTGCTCCCCGGGACGGCGGGAGGTTCGAGGAGGTCCTGCTCGTCCTCATCGGTGTCGGGCGAGAGCAGCCTGGCGAGCCTGTTCGTCACGGTCTGGGGGCTCAACCTGCTGTCGCCGACGGCGACGTACATCGCCTCGACGTCCTCGTAGCCCAAGTCGGTCGCCACTTGGGCGAGCATCTTGTCGCGACCCGTCGAGCCGCCCCCGAGCGACTCGCGTCTCATCGACTTGATGACGAGATCCCGGCCGTCGGAGAGGGCGATGTCACGCCGCTCCTTGGTGTACCACTGCCGGATCTTGGCTGCCGCCCTGCTCGACTTGACGAAGTCGAGCCAATCGCGACTCGGGTGGGCGTCCTGAGCCCGCGATGTGATGATCTCGACGATGTCTCCCGACTCGAGCTCGGTCGCCAGCGGCACGAGTCTGGCGTTGACCTTGGCCCCGACGCAGCGGTGCCCGACGTCGGTGTGTATCCGGTAGGCGAAGTCGACCGGTGTCGAGCCGCGCGGCAAGGTGATCACGTCGCCGCGCGGGGTGAGGGCGAAGACCTCGTCCTGGTAGAGATCGAGCTTCAGGTTGGCGAGGAACTCGGCAGGGTCCGTCGCCTCCTCCTGCAGGAAGCGGAGGTCGGCGATGAATGGGATGTCTGCCGGCCCGACGCCCTCCTTGTACCGCCAATGAGCTGCGATGCCGAACTCGGCTCGCTCGTGCATCTCATACGTCCTGATCTGCACCTCGAGGGCCTTCCCGTCGGGGCCGACGACGGTCGTGTGCAGGCTCTGGTAGAGGTTGAACTTGGGCATGGCGATGTAGTCCTTGAAGCGGCCGTGGATCGGCGGCCACATCGTGTGCACCAGTCCGAGGACGGCGTAGCAGTCGCGTACGTCGTTCACGAGCACCCTGATGCCGATGAGGTCGTGGATGTCGTCGAAGTTGAGCCCGCTGGTCACCATCTTCTTGTAGATCGAGTACAGGTGCTTCGGGCGGCCGGTGACTTCGGCTGCGATGCCGGCATCGGAGAGCGCTGTGTCGACCTCGGCGGTGACCTTCTCGAGATAGCTCTCGCGCTCGCCTGTGCGCCGCCTGACCAGCTCCTCGAGCTCGGCGTTCGGCTTCGGGTAGAGGGCGGCGAAGCAGCGCTCCTCCATCTCGTGCTTGATCTCCTGCACGCCGAGCCGATGGGCGAGCGGCGCGTAGATCTCCAGAGTCTCGGCGGCGACTCGCTGGCGCTTCTCGTCGGAGAGCGGGCCGAGCGTCCTGACATTGTGGAGCCGGTCGGCCAGCTTGAGCAACAGCACGCGGATGTCCTTGGCCATCGCGATCGCCATCTTCCTGATGGTGGCGGCGTGCTGCTCCTCACGCGACGAGAAGCGGATGCGGTCGAGCTTCGTCACGCCGTCGATGAGCCCGGCGACCTCGGCGCCGAACTGCGCTTCGAGTGCCTCGAGCGCCACCTCCGTGTCTTCGACGAGGTCGTGAAGCAGGGCGGCGATGAGCGTCGCCTCGTCCATCCCGTATCCGGCCAGGATCTCGGTGACGATGAGCGGGTGGATGATGAAGTCCTCGCCCGTCTGTCGCGTCTGACCTTGATGGCCCGACCTGGCCACGCCGAAGGCCTCGATGATCCGGGCCGTGTCCGCCTCCGGGTAGTTGGCGCGATACATCGTGAGGATCGACTCGAGGATCTCCTCGGGCGACCGGGCTACCGCCGACTCAGTCGCCGCCATAGTGCACCACCGTGTGCACCTCGACCCCGTCGAGCCTCGACCGGCCGTTGAGGAACCCGAGCTCGATGAGCACGGCGACGCCCGCCACCCCGGCGCCGAGTTTGCGAACCAGGTCGACGGTCGCCCTGGCGGTACCCCCGGTCGCCAGCACGTCGTCGACGATGAGCACGCTGTCGCCTGCCTGAACCGAGTCGCGATGCACCTCGAGTGTCCCACTTCCGTACTCGAGGCTGTAGGTCTGCGTCTCGACGATCCACGGGAGCTTCCCCGGCTTGCGAACCGGAACGAAGCCGGCCCCGAGGCGGTCGGCGGCCGGAGCCCCGAAGATGAACCCCCGGGCTTCGATCCCGACGACCTTGGTGACGCCGGTGTCGTGGAAAGGGCCCGTCAGCTCGTCGAGCGCCGCCTCCAGGCCCTCGGGATCGGCGAGGAGTGGCGTGATGTCCTTGAAGACGATGCCTGCCTCCGGAAAGTCGGCGACGTCACGGATGAGGGACGCGAAGTCGAAACCCATGTCGCGACGAGCTTAGAGAGCCAATGGTGCAGGGCATACGTTCTCGTAGGCCCTTCCCGCGACGAAGCCGACGACTTGCGGGTCGCCGGCGGCTGCTCAACGGCGCTTCTTGCGCTGCCGGGGCGGCCGCGGGACGGCGCCGGACGCCGCCGGCGACCGCGGCTCGACGGCGACGTCCTGGCGTGCCGGGGATGCGACTGCGGCCTGCTCCAACAGCTCGGGTACCCGCCGCTCGGCACGGCGCTCCATGCGCCGCCACTGAGGCTCCCGCTCCTTCCAGAGCGTGAGCAGGGGCGTCGCGATGAAGATCGACGAGTAGGTCCCGGCGGCGACCCCGACGAACAGGGCGAGGGCGAACTCCCGCAGGGTGTCGGCACCGAGAGCGTATGAGCCGACGAAGAGCAGGCTTCCGATCGGGAGGAGCGTCGTGAGCGACGTGTTGATCGAGCGCATCAGGACCTGGTTCATCGAGAGGTTGGCGATCTCGCCGTACGTCTGCTTGTTGGCGAGCTCGCGAGCGTTCTCGATGATCTTGTCGAACACGACGACCGTGTCGTAGAGGCTGTATCCGAGGATCGTGAGCACGGCGATGACGGTCGACGGCGTCACCTCGAAGCCGACGACCGAGTAGAAGCCC of Acidimicrobiia bacterium contains these proteins:
- a CDS encoding MBL fold metallo-hydrolase is translated as MPLIVHSVPLWAAATNCYVIARGPGGPAVVIDAPPDAAGTARLLADIGCYPEALLVTHGHIDHVGGAGRLVSDTSVTAYLHPDDLWLAMDPESQLRSLFGTSAVPGDFAPPERFGDLGH
- a CDS encoding type II secretion system protein; protein product: MGKTKPTTGGSAEVPRWSGEGGFTIVESIVGLVIFVLLFVTAATTMQLSIRNQRDVRARQQAVAIATQALEDARGLMWTEVELTTAPAPDGVRTDGSLVYASAFNLPNGDEQLVVDPGTYTAEDPDPGQIDPFVAGAEVVDAQSFDVRQFVTDAGTDLRRVIVVIEWTTYRTAHSYVASTQVAEVAQ
- a CDS encoding bifunctional (p)ppGpp synthetase/guanosine-3',5'-bis(diphosphate) 3'-pyrophosphohydrolase yields the protein MAATESAVARSPEEILESILTMYRANYPEADTARIIEAFGVARSGHQGQTRQTGEDFIIHPLIVTEILAGYGMDEATLIAALLHDLVEDTEVALEALEAQFGAEVAGLIDGVTKLDRIRFSSREEQHAATIRKMAIAMAKDIRVLLLKLADRLHNVRTLGPLSDEKRQRVAAETLEIYAPLAHRLGVQEIKHEMEERCFAALYPKPNAELEELVRRRTGERESYLEKVTAEVDTALSDAGIAAEVTGRPKHLYSIYKKMVTSGLNFDDIHDLIGIRVLVNDVRDCYAVLGLVHTMWPPIHGRFKDYIAMPKFNLYQSLHTTVVGPDGKALEVQIRTYEMHERAEFGIAAHWRYKEGVGPADIPFIADLRFLQEEATDPAEFLANLKLDLYQDEVFALTPRGDVITLPRGSTPVDFAYRIHTDVGHRCVGAKVNARLVPLATELESGDIVEIITSRAQDAHPSRDWLDFVKSSRAAAKIRQWYTKERRDIALSDGRDLVIKSMRRESLGGGSTGRDKMLAQVATDLGYEDVEAMYVAVGDSRLSPQTVTNRLARLLSPDTDEDEQDLLEPPAVPGSRRPTRGIMVEGMGDMMVRIARCCAPVPGDDIVGFVTVGRGVSVHRDDCANIGALGAKAERMVDVSWADGNVGSFFVWLQVEALDRPRLLRDVTSALSDLGANIHASSSATGRDRIAILRYEVELSDPKLLDRAIGDLRAVDGVFDAYRLVPQG
- a CDS encoding adenine phosphoribosyltransferase, whose amino-acid sequence is MGFDFASLIRDVADFPEAGIVFKDITPLLADPEGLEAALDELTGPFHDTGVTKVVGIEARGFIFGAPAADRLGAGFVPVRKPGKLPWIVETQTYSLEYGSGTLEVHRDSVQAGDSVLIVDDVLATGGTARATVDLVRKLGAGVAGVAVLIELGFLNGRSRLDGVEVHTVVHYGGD
- the secF gene encoding protein translocase subunit SecF, which produces MSVLGTLYRGETGYDFVGRRRTFFVISGVLIAISIISLATRKLDGSVDFTGGTIVEAPNEAGVTIGEVRSALSAIGEGGARVQLVGDNDDLILVQTRALSVQHQDELVSAVAAIAGASVDDTNVDAVGPTFGAEITRRAVEALVIFLGVVALFITWRFEWKMAMAAMAALFHDLLITAGFYSVVGFEVTPSTVIAVLTILGYSLYDTVVVFDKIIENARELANKQTYGEIANLSMNQVLMRSINTSLTTLLPIGSLLFVGSYALGADTLREFALALFVGVAAGTYSSIFIATPLLTLWKEREPQWRRMERRAERRVPELLEQAAVASPARQDVAVEPRSPAASGAVPRPPRQRKKRR